In a single window of the Rhizobium tropici CIAT 899 genome:
- a CDS encoding carbohydrate ABC transporter permease — MSRNFHGIGAVLPSRIILWLFAVLTVIPFALLILTSLKSRADLIQGAFVLPAYPHFENYANAWIEGHFNVYFLNSVLIVFPVVIVSIILGTLMGFSFAFLSFPFRRTIFVLLTIGMMVPTEAFIIPLYYEMRYVGLINTYAALILPQIAMSLPFATMFMASAMQQLPLEVIEAAVLDGASRRYILSKVIVPLMLPSMSTLALFLFIWTWNEFLIPLVLVNDDNYRTLPIGMLFFQGRYTVNTPVLTAGAVIVIGPLILAYMLFQRKLITGLTAGATK, encoded by the coding sequence GTGAGCAGAAATTTTCATGGGATAGGCGCGGTTCTGCCGTCACGTATCATTCTTTGGCTCTTTGCGGTCTTGACGGTTATCCCCTTCGCGCTTCTGATACTGACGTCTCTGAAGAGCCGCGCCGATCTTATCCAGGGCGCATTCGTATTGCCCGCCTATCCGCATTTCGAGAACTATGCGAATGCTTGGATCGAGGGCCATTTTAACGTCTATTTCCTGAATTCGGTTCTGATCGTTTTCCCTGTGGTTATCGTCAGCATCATACTCGGGACATTGATGGGATTCAGTTTCGCATTCCTGAGCTTTCCCTTCAGACGCACCATTTTCGTTCTCTTGACCATCGGCATGATGGTGCCGACCGAAGCCTTCATCATTCCACTCTACTATGAGATGCGATATGTCGGTCTCATCAACACGTATGCGGCGTTGATCCTTCCGCAAATTGCCATGTCGCTGCCTTTTGCGACAATGTTCATGGCAAGCGCGATGCAGCAGTTGCCATTGGAGGTCATAGAGGCAGCCGTCCTCGATGGAGCATCTAGACGATACATTCTGTCGAAAGTTATCGTACCCCTGATGCTGCCATCCATGTCGACGCTGGCATTGTTCCTGTTCATCTGGACATGGAACGAATTTCTTATTCCACTTGTTCTGGTTAATGACGACAACTATCGCACGCTACCGATCGGCATGCTGTTTTTTCAGGGACGTTATACGGTCAATACGCCTGTGCTGACGGCGGGCGCTGTCATCGTTATCGGCCCGCTCATTCTCGCTTACATGCTATTCCAGCGCAAACTCATCACAGGCCTCACGGCTGGAGCGACAAAGTAG
- a CDS encoding extracellular solute-binding protein produces MFSNFISINMASMLKKTGILAGATFVGLGMSTAVFAETLTVWDDHDSESRAAVMTELNANFQKAHPEVKLDHTVRDFQDLNLTLKLAVSSGDGPVVTKVNQGAGDMGAMVKENLLVPVDTYLKKYGWDKNQSDSLLARDRWSSKGEFGVGETYGISSLAEIVGLYYNEKVLKAAGVELPIKNFDDFLAALDKVKAAGTPPLTIGTAKGHLALHMLAGISQAHIDASDRKALDDLIYGRGGTWNTPGNLESVRLAQKWATNGYFSDGYQGISGDDAVQLFVAGQGAFLISGTWYFGDMQNNPDIHFMPIPAPAGIKHPLSVGGVDLAWAITGLAKSDKMKDLAGEYINYMVSKDASVTWARAGYLPATPVPEDAGVNASPLLKEGIAIWKSLNDDNALGHYPDWASPTMLKTFDENTPLLLANKQTPEELIGKLDADYAAYMKSK; encoded by the coding sequence ATGTTTAGCAATTTCATCTCCATCAACATGGCATCAATGCTGAAGAAGACAGGGATTTTGGCGGGCGCCACTTTTGTGGGGCTCGGCATGTCGACGGCTGTCTTTGCCGAGACGCTTACCGTCTGGGACGACCATGACTCGGAGTCGCGGGCTGCCGTGATGACTGAGCTCAACGCCAATTTCCAGAAGGCGCATCCTGAGGTTAAGCTCGACCATACCGTACGCGACTTCCAGGATCTCAATCTTACGCTCAAGCTTGCGGTTTCATCCGGCGATGGTCCAGTGGTGACCAAAGTTAACCAGGGCGCTGGCGACATGGGCGCGATGGTGAAGGAAAACCTTCTCGTTCCTGTCGATACCTATCTCAAGAAATATGGCTGGGATAAAAACCAGTCCGATAGTCTGCTTGCGCGTGACCGATGGTCGAGCAAGGGCGAGTTCGGTGTCGGGGAGACCTATGGTATCTCGTCGCTCGCCGAAATCGTCGGTCTTTATTACAACGAAAAGGTCTTGAAAGCTGCCGGAGTCGAGCTGCCGATCAAGAACTTCGACGATTTCCTTGCAGCCCTCGATAAGGTTAAGGCCGCAGGCACCCCACCGCTCACCATAGGCACTGCGAAGGGCCACCTGGCGCTCCATATGTTGGCCGGGATCAGTCAGGCGCATATCGATGCGTCCGATCGAAAGGCGCTTGATGACCTGATCTACGGCCGCGGCGGAACCTGGAATACGCCTGGCAATCTGGAATCGGTGAGACTTGCTCAGAAATGGGCAACAAACGGCTATTTCTCCGATGGCTACCAGGGCATTTCGGGTGATGATGCCGTTCAGCTTTTTGTTGCTGGCCAAGGGGCCTTTCTGATTTCTGGAACCTGGTACTTCGGCGATATGCAGAACAATCCGGATATCCATTTCATGCCGATCCCGGCACCCGCCGGTATCAAGCATCCGCTTTCGGTTGGCGGTGTCGACCTTGCCTGGGCGATCACTGGCCTGGCCAAGAGCGACAAAATGAAGGATCTCGCCGGCGAATACATCAATTACATGGTCTCCAAGGATGCATCCGTGACCTGGGCTCGCGCCGGCTATCTGCCAGCTACTCCAGTTCCTGAAGATGCCGGGGTCAACGCTTCCCCGCTTCTGAAGGAGGGCATCGCGATCTGGAAATCGTTGAACGATGACAATGCACTGGGGCATTATCCCGATTGGGCGAGCCCCACCATGCTCAAGACGTTTGATGAAAATACGCCGCTGCTGCTCGCGAACAAACAAACGCCTGAAGAGCTGATCGGCAAGCTCGATGCCGATTATGCCGCCTATATGAAGAGCAAGTGA
- a CDS encoding sugar phosphate isomerase/epimerase family protein — protein MSKIGVHSFVWSAGSSKEDLEKALTRSHELGFQLIEFSYLDPKLVDVKWLASRIEELSLDVAISMGLPAEGDISSEDPTIVAKGKDILDRAVALVRDLGGTKLAGILSSAHGKQERTPTKRGWDTSISTLSKVADQAKTSGVTLNLEIVNRFESNMLNTAAQGMAYIRDTGASNVFLHLDTFHMNIEEADVGLAIRHASDKIGYVHIGESHRGYLGTGNIDFAAIFDALVAVGWNDYVTFESFSTAIVDKDLSLKTAIWRNLWDDNVALARHARQFIELGLETASRKAELVKLAHLSG, from the coding sequence ATGTCCAAAATCGGTGTTCACTCCTTCGTCTGGAGTGCCGGCTCCTCCAAGGAAGACCTTGAAAAGGCTCTTACAAGATCGCACGAGCTTGGCTTCCAGCTGATCGAATTCTCCTATCTGGATCCGAAGCTGGTAGACGTGAAATGGCTCGCGTCCCGCATCGAAGAACTCAGCCTCGATGTCGCAATCAGCATGGGATTGCCGGCAGAAGGCGATATTTCCAGCGAGGATCCGACGATCGTTGCCAAAGGAAAGGACATTCTTGATCGCGCTGTAGCGCTGGTGCGCGATCTCGGCGGCACAAAGCTTGCGGGAATCCTGAGCTCGGCGCACGGCAAGCAGGAGCGTACGCCGACGAAAAGGGGGTGGGATACCAGTATTTCGACCCTGTCCAAGGTCGCCGACCAGGCAAAGACTTCCGGCGTCACCCTCAACCTCGAGATCGTCAACCGGTTCGAGAGCAATATGCTGAACACTGCCGCCCAGGGCATGGCTTACATTCGCGATACCGGCGCCTCCAACGTTTTCCTGCATCTCGACACGTTCCACATGAACATCGAGGAGGCCGATGTCGGGCTCGCTATCCGCCATGCTAGCGACAAGATCGGCTACGTCCATATCGGCGAAAGCCATCGCGGCTATCTCGGAACCGGCAATATCGATTTCGCCGCCATTTTCGATGCATTGGTCGCAGTCGGCTGGAACGACTACGTAACCTTCGAATCCTTCTCGACCGCCATCGTCGACAAGGACCTATCGCTGAAGACGGCGATCTGGCGCAATCTCTGGGACGACAATGTTGCCCTTGCCAGACATGCACGGCAATTCATCGAGCTGGGATTGGAAACCGCCAGCCGCAAGGCGGAACTGGTGAAGCTCGCCCACCTTTCCGGCTGA
- a CDS encoding carbohydrate ABC transporter permease — MKRSPLDANASRNLIYILPGLLVYLALVLGPIIAAIGISFTEWNGIGSPNWVGFGNYAKLLSDETFYVALKNNALFMVFYCVIPIVVGLLLAALVWSLRQREQFALRTLLFLPYIMPTAVLGIIWHWLYNPAFGPINQALKLVGLGSIALPWLGDFTFVLPAVGIVASWYFFGFCMVLFLSGIQRIDPSLFEAARVDGASGSRIFFFITLPLLLPEIRIALLLTIIASIKSFDLIFTMTRGGPANATLVPNIYMYELGFQLNRYGYASAVAIIGAILVFTINYAVHRLVRPVNGGSAS; from the coding sequence ATGAAACGTTCACCACTTGATGCCAACGCCAGCAGAAATCTCATTTATATTCTGCCTGGTTTGCTGGTTTATCTTGCTCTTGTCCTTGGCCCCATTATCGCGGCAATCGGTATCAGTTTCACCGAATGGAATGGGATCGGCTCGCCCAATTGGGTTGGCTTTGGCAATTATGCAAAATTGCTTTCGGATGAGACTTTCTATGTCGCATTGAAAAACAATGCACTCTTTATGGTGTTCTACTGTGTCATCCCGATCGTTGTCGGCCTGTTGCTTGCCGCATTGGTCTGGTCGCTGAGGCAGCGGGAACAGTTCGCGCTGCGCACATTGCTGTTTTTGCCCTATATCATGCCGACCGCCGTCCTTGGCATCATTTGGCACTGGCTCTACAATCCTGCTTTTGGTCCCATCAATCAGGCATTGAAGCTGGTTGGCCTAGGTTCGATCGCTTTACCCTGGCTTGGCGATTTCACCTTTGTCCTACCGGCCGTAGGTATCGTCGCCAGCTGGTATTTCTTCGGTTTCTGCATGGTGCTGTTTCTTTCCGGTATTCAGCGGATTGACCCTTCGCTGTTTGAAGCGGCGAGGGTCGACGGTGCTTCAGGAAGCAGGATTTTCTTCTTCATAACGCTGCCGCTCCTGCTGCCAGAAATACGCATCGCGTTGCTTCTCACCATCATTGCTTCCATCAAGAGCTTTGACCTAATCTTTACGATGACCAGGGGCGGTCCGGCCAATGCGACCCTCGTTCCTAATATTTACATGTACGAGCTTGGCTTCCAATTGAACCGTTATGGCTATGCGTCGGCCGTTGCCATCATCGGTGCGATTCTGGTCTTCACAATCAATTATGCCGTTCATCGGCTGGTGCGGCCAGTGAACGGAGGGAGTGCATCGTGA
- a CDS encoding ABC transporter substrate-binding protein, which yields MRMITKLLAATALAAAIAMPAAAKDLQKIGISVGLLGNPFFVATIKGIEDSAKKINPNVQVTSVSADYDLNKQVSQIDSFIAAGVDIIMLNAVDAKAIAPAVKKAQAAGVIVAAFDVSAPGADVTVMTNNIKAGEEACQYIIDQLKSKGNVVIINGPASSSILDRVQGCKNVLAKSPDIKVLSDDQNGQGSRDGGLAVMQGLLTRFDKIDAVFAINDPTGIGAELAAKQLNRHEFFITSVDGAPDIEKSLASSKSMIKASASQDPYTMAGDSLKMAVDVLNGKKPAQPTVLLDPKLITADNLKDYKGWTAAR from the coding sequence ATGCGTATGATCACGAAACTGCTCGCCGCCACCGCGCTTGCGGCTGCCATAGCAATGCCGGCTGCCGCCAAAGACCTTCAGAAGATCGGCATTTCTGTCGGCCTGCTCGGCAATCCATTCTTCGTCGCCACCATCAAGGGTATCGAAGACAGCGCCAAGAAGATCAATCCGAACGTCCAGGTTACGTCCGTATCGGCCGACTACGACCTCAACAAGCAGGTCTCGCAGATCGACAGCTTCATCGCCGCCGGCGTCGACATCATCATGCTGAATGCCGTCGATGCCAAGGCGATCGCCCCCGCCGTCAAGAAAGCCCAGGCAGCAGGCGTCATCGTTGCTGCGTTTGACGTATCGGCTCCCGGCGCCGACGTCACCGTCATGACCAACAACATCAAGGCCGGCGAAGAGGCTTGCCAGTACATCATCGACCAGCTGAAGAGCAAGGGCAACGTCGTCATCATCAATGGCCCGGCCTCCTCGTCGATCCTCGACCGCGTTCAGGGTTGCAAGAACGTCCTGGCGAAGAGCCCCGATATCAAGGTCCTGTCCGACGATCAGAACGGCCAGGGTTCGCGCGACGGTGGCCTTGCCGTCATGCAGGGACTTCTGACGCGCTTCGACAAGATCGATGCCGTCTTCGCGATCAATGACCCGACAGGCATCGGCGCGGAACTGGCGGCCAAGCAGCTCAATCGCCACGAGTTCTTCATCACCTCGGTCGATGGCGCTCCCGACATCGAAAAGTCGCTCGCAAGCAGCAAATCGATGATCAAGGCATCGGCCTCACAGGATCCCTACACGATGGCCGGAGACTCCCTGAAGATGGCGGTCGATGTCCTCAACGGCAAGAAGCCCGCCCAGCCCACCGTCCTCCTCGATCCCAAGCTGATCACGGCTGACAATCTCAAGGACTACAAGGGCTGGACGGCAGCTCGCTAA
- a CDS encoding GNAT family N-acetyltransferase, whose product MPPKIDNYFIRPATENDVDALFHICLLTADAGADASALYSNPRLPGYVWAVPYLKFAPEFAFVLARHDRVVGYVVGTPDTASFDKALGRDWWPLVRREIAGLIPSTVKDADVLERIANPHSGTPGLEETYPAHLHINILPEAQSGGWGRLMIKTMLNKLSSHGVPAVHLGVSPANERAKGFYRHLGFEELSHDGHLAFVMKLDKPAI is encoded by the coding sequence ATGCCTCCTAAGATCGACAATTATTTCATCCGTCCGGCGACCGAGAACGACGTTGACGCCCTCTTCCATATTTGCCTGCTGACGGCTGACGCGGGAGCCGATGCGAGTGCGCTTTACAGCAATCCGCGCCTTCCCGGTTACGTTTGGGCGGTGCCCTATCTCAAATTCGCTCCGGAATTCGCGTTCGTTCTTGCCAGGCACGACCGGGTCGTCGGCTATGTTGTCGGCACGCCGGATACCGCCAGCTTTGACAAAGCGCTCGGCAGAGATTGGTGGCCGCTTGTTCGCCGCGAGATCGCCGGTCTGATACCCAGCACGGTAAAAGACGCTGATGTTCTGGAGCGAATAGCCAATCCTCATAGCGGCACGCCGGGCCTTGAAGAGACCTATCCGGCGCATCTTCACATCAATATTCTGCCCGAAGCGCAATCGGGCGGATGGGGACGCCTGATGATCAAGACCATGCTCAACAAGCTTTCGAGCCACGGTGTGCCCGCGGTTCATCTTGGTGTCAGTCCAGCAAACGAACGTGCCAAGGGTTTCTACAGGCATCTCGGCTTCGAAGAACTCAGCCATGACGGGCACCTTGCCTTCGTTATGAAATTGGACAAGCCGGCAATCTGA
- a CDS encoding ROK family transcriptional regulator: protein MPNATQTPIARKISTNSVIRTILAKGSISRADIAKQTGLSKQTISDVVRSLESNGWLKPTGYTDGRLGRTAITYELDASAGFAASIDLGGTKIAAIICDLVGNVVAETKVPTNALGGLHLVDQFQAIIEDLAHNAGIDLSKLRIIVLATPGILDPATGHINVAPNIPGVETIDLRRLLSDRTATPVIIENDVNLAAQGERWRGHGSTSDNFAFVALGTGIGMGIIANGRLMRGARGGAGEIAYLPLGGEPFDPDGFTLGTLESAVGSAAMVRRYCGYGGQGKATVADLFSALVAGEPAAIAVIEETSRSIALAIAAIGATLDPELVIMGGSIGARPELVEAISRYLPRCTPYPPRIEISRFGNRAALIGGISIAVEHMHHELFGVDLQDP, encoded by the coding sequence ATGCCTAACGCGACACAGACACCGATCGCGCGAAAAATCTCGACGAACTCTGTCATTCGGACCATCCTTGCCAAGGGCTCCATTTCCCGCGCGGATATTGCCAAGCAAACCGGCTTATCCAAGCAAACCATTTCCGACGTCGTTCGCAGTTTGGAGAGCAACGGCTGGCTGAAGCCGACCGGATATACCGACGGGCGTTTGGGGCGAACGGCGATAACCTATGAGCTCGATGCGAGCGCGGGCTTTGCCGCCTCCATCGATCTCGGCGGAACCAAGATTGCCGCCATCATCTGCGATCTCGTCGGAAATGTCGTCGCCGAAACCAAGGTGCCGACGAACGCGCTCGGCGGGCTCCATCTGGTCGATCAATTCCAGGCCATTATTGAGGATCTTGCCCACAACGCCGGTATTGATCTTTCCAAGTTGCGCATCATCGTACTGGCGACGCCAGGCATACTTGACCCGGCCACCGGGCATATCAACGTTGCGCCGAACATCCCGGGTGTGGAAACGATCGACTTGCGCCGGCTCCTGAGCGACAGGACGGCAACGCCGGTCATCATCGAAAATGACGTCAATCTTGCTGCGCAAGGAGAACGATGGCGAGGGCACGGCTCCACGTCGGATAATTTTGCCTTCGTGGCACTCGGAACCGGTATCGGCATGGGCATCATTGCCAATGGTCGCCTCATGCGCGGCGCGCGCGGCGGCGCCGGCGAGATAGCCTATCTGCCTCTCGGCGGGGAGCCATTTGATCCAGACGGCTTTACACTTGGAACGCTGGAAAGCGCCGTGGGCAGCGCGGCAATGGTGCGGCGCTATTGCGGATATGGTGGGCAAGGCAAGGCGACGGTAGCGGATCTTTTTTCGGCGCTGGTGGCCGGCGAACCGGCCGCTATCGCGGTCATCGAGGAAACCTCGCGATCGATTGCGCTTGCCATTGCCGCAATCGGCGCAACTCTCGACCCCGAATTGGTGATCATGGGCGGCAGTATCGGCGCGCGGCCCGAACTTGTCGAAGCTATCAGCAGATATCTACCACGTTGCACACCCTACCCGCCGCGCATCGAAATCAGTCGGTTTGGCAATCGGGCGGCACTCATCGGTGGCATCAGCATTGCCGTGGAGCACATGCACCACGAGTTGTTCGGTGTCGATTTGCAAGATCCGTGA